Proteins from one Nerophis lumbriciformis linkage group LG16, RoL_Nlum_v2.1, whole genome shotgun sequence genomic window:
- the LOC133616980 gene encoding alcohol dehydrogenase class-3 translates to METTGKVIKCKAAVAWEAGKPLSMEEVEVAPPRAHEVRIKLFATGVCHTDAYTLSGSDPEGLFPVILGHEGAGTVESVGEGVTKFKPGDAVIPLYVPQCGECKFCKNPKTNLCQKIRVTQGQGLMPDKTSRFTCKGKQVFHFMGTSTFSEYTVVADISLAKVNAKAPLDKVCLLGCGISTGYGAALNTAKVEPGSTCAVFGLGAVGLATIMGCKVAGASRIIGVDINPAKFDTASQFGTTECLNPKDHSKPINEVLVEMTDGGVDYSFECIGNVQIMRAALEACHKGWGESVIIGVAGAGQEISTRPFQLVTGRVWRGTAFGGWKSVESVPKLVEDYLSKKLKVDEFVTHTLPFDQINEGFDLMHSGKSIRAVLTF, encoded by the exons ATGGAAACTACTGGTAAA GTGATCAAGTGCAAGGCAGCGGTTGCCTGGGAGGCCGGCAAGCCTCTGTCCATGGAGGAGGTGGAGGTGGCCCCACCTCGGGCCCACGAGGTCCGCATCAAG CTCTTCGCCACAGGTGTGTGCCACACCGACGCCTACACCCTGAGCGGCAGCGACCCCGAAGGCCTTTTCCCCGTCATCCTGGGCCACGAGGGGGCCGGGACCGTGGAAAGCGTCGGCGAAGGCGTCACCAAATTTAAGCCAG GTGACGCAGTCATCCCGCTTTACGTGCCTCAGTGTGGCGAGTGCAAGTTCTGCAAGAATCCCAAGACCAACCTGTGCCAGAAAATTAG AGTGACCCAGGGCCAGGGCCTGATGCCGGACAAGACCTCGCGCTTCACTTGCAAGGGGAAGCAAGTCTTCCACTTCATGGGGACCAGCACCTTCTCCGAGTACACCGTGGTGGCAGACATCTCCCTGGCCAAAGTGAACGCGAAGGCGCCGCTGGATAAAGTGTGCCTTCTGGGCTGTGGCATCTCTACAGGATACGGCGCCGCGCTGAACACCGCCAAG GTGGAACCCGGCTCCACGTGCGCCGTCTTCGGCCTCGGCGCCGTCGGCTTGGCCACGATCATGGGCTGCAAGGTGGCCGGGGCGAGCCGCATCATCGGCGTGGACATCAACCCCGCCAAGTTTGACACCGCCAGCCAGTTCGGAACCACCGAGTGCCTGAACCCCAAGGACCACAGCAAGCCCATCAACGAGGTGCTGGTGGAGATGACCGACGGCGGCGTGGATTACTCCTTTGAATGCATCGGCAACGTTCAGATCATG CGAGCTGCTCTGGAGGCGTGCCACAAAGGTTGGGGCGAGAGCGTCATTATCGGCGTCGCCGGAGCCGGACAGGAGATCTCCACCAGACCGTTCCAGCTGGTGACAGGCAGGGTGTGGCGCGGCACTGCCTTCGGAG GCTGGAAGAGTGTGGAGAGCGTTCCCAAACTGGTGGAAGACTACCTGAGTAAGAAGTTGAAGGTGGACGAGTTTGTCACCCACACTCTGCCCTTTGACCAGATCAACGAGGGCTTCGACCTCATGCACTCTGGGAAAAG CATCCGGGCTGTCCTGACCTTCTAA